From Solanum lycopersicum chromosome 4, SLM_r2.1:
AACTCATTTGAGCTCCTTTCTATGTATCTTTTGTAAACAAAAGATCAGAAACCAAGGTTCAGCGTCTGGGCAGCATGTCAGTTTCTTATGTATCTAGATTCCAAGGAGTTATGTAGTGAACTTGTCTCTGCATGTATTGTGTTATATGAAGTGATGCAGCTGTAAACAGGAGTGTGACCGTCTTTCTGTTGATAAATTTGCAGTTTCAAcatgatttttcttttcatgatcTTGAGAAGATTTATTGTTCTGTAATTACATATCTACAATGTCAAGCATCAGACTGATACACTTCAAGAATGCAACATAGAGAGGTCTTGAAGAACTTGTACTGCAACTATACCACACGCAACTAGTCCTATGGAGACGAGGGCAGGTCTTGctattgatatttttgtttcacTGTCCTTTACTTTGTTATTATGCATAGCCCATGCCATTGCTGGTGGTAGGATGCCATATAGCATTGTCATGCAGTAACCGCCCTGCAAACATAACATTATAATGAAAAATCGATATCCAAAGTGCTTTCTTATTGAATGAAAAGTGAATTTAAACTCACTGCTATATCCGTAGCAGCAGAAAATGCATCTGGAATTGCTGTTGACAACAGAAGAGGGGGAGCAATGGCAATTGCTGTTGCTGTGAAGCCTAAGTTGTTTCTTATCCACCATTTCTGAGAATTTGATCTCTGCAAGGTTGTAAAGTAAAGTAGTTAGACGAGAGACACCAAATTTACACCAAGAAGCCAAATGTTACCTGTAAATCAAACCTTGTGGATACACGTGATTGCAGGTTAAGGTTATTGAGTTGCTCTTTCAGGAACTCAGAGAAGCTTAGAAGAGTACCAATTAAAGATGTTCCCACAGCTAGAAGAGAGAATGCTTGTACCATATATGACACTCCACTCCATTTGACCCTGATAATGTATTGTCATTCCATATACATCTTATAGGCAAGTCAAGACACTCGTATCAAAAAAGTTGATCAAGAGTGAGTTTAGAATGACCTGAGGAGCAATTCAACAGGGTCAACAACTTGATCAACCTGGGATGAAAGGCCAAAGGCAATTGCATCCCAAACAAGCAATGCTAGGAGGGGAACCAGACCACCAATCAACACGGAAGCTCTTATTCGTTTCAGATCACCTTCCAGGTAAGCACACAGGACTGCAACAATCGCTAACTtgtgagagagaaaaaaaagagaacattTCTGTGAAAAAATTGTTTGTGTTTGTTCACCAGGAGCTAGATCATGGTAGACTAAAGAGAATATTAATACTGGTATCGTTGATGGAACTTTTCCCCAATCACTGCTTCCTTCATTGCCTGACCACCCTCCATATAGAATTGTTAGAACCTCAATTGCCACGAGCAGTCCTGTTTGAACTTTTATTTAGATGCCTTCattaaacaaattgaaacgaaaACATATCATAGCTACCTATCATAAGAGCAGTGAGCCACTGATTGACTTGATCAGTGGCTTTTGTCCCACCTACAGATATGAGAATTGTGAAGAGGGAAGTGAAGAAAAAGCCCAAAAATGATTCCGGTAGATTGACCAAATGGCAGAGGATTTCACCGGACTTGGAAATGTAAGCAACCAGTGAAGTGTATCCTAAGAACACATAAGTTACTGTAGCCAAGGCTCCACCCCATTCTCCTAGTGTTTCTTCAGCCATTGTTCTAATCGAAATGATCTCTAGTTCACCGTCTTCAAATTTCACTTTGTTCTTTTTGAGTAACCCCACATTGATTTCAACTAGCACAAGTGCTTCAATTAGTAAAAATGCCCAACACATTGTCATAGCTATTGAACTTGGGATTATTCCCTGAAATTCACGACATAACCAATGCTGTAACATTCATCTGATATCAACGCAATATTTCTTTTCACTAGCATAACAATATAGAGGTTCCATTTCCATCAGCGAATATACATCCATTTATAGAGGTTCATATTGGTCTAAGCCTTGGTGCCATATTTACTTAGTACATCTGCTTCGGTGAAAGATAACAGGTACCAATGAAAGACGCAAGGTGCACGCGATTTTAAGAGAACACTTTTTAGGAGCTAAAGAAAAGAGTAGATACTACCATTGCCC
This genomic window contains:
- the LOC101258746 gene encoding uncharacterized protein isoform X1: MDIHSLASSPSFTNRKISRIYESRSHCQWAKLSLWHQEKKTIVLKYRIFDYQQSQRRREWAPNSWKISATKGKNECCEETQRIYKKKGTVAGAVALIIGTSIGSGILALPQKTSPAGIIPSSIAMTMCWAFLLIEALVLVEINVGLLKKNKVKFEDGELEIISIRTMAEETLGEWGGALATVTYVFLGYTSLVAYISKSGEILCHLVNLPESFLGFFFTSLFTILISVGGTKATDQVNQWLTALMIGLLVAIEVLTILYGGWSGNEGSSDWGKVPSTIPVLIFSLVYHDLAPGEQTQTIFSQKCSLFFLSHKLAIVAVLCAYLEGDLKRIRASVLIGGLVPLLALLVWDAIAFGLSSQVDQVVDPVELLLRVKWSGVSYMVQAFSLLAVGTSLIGTLLSFSEFLKEQLNNLNLQSRVSTRFDLQRSNSQKWWIRNNLGFTATAIAIAPPLLLSTAIPDAFSAATDIAGGYCMTMLYGILPPAMAWAMHNNKVKDSETKISIARPALVSIGLVACGIVAVQVLQDLSMLHS
- the LOC101258746 gene encoding uncharacterized protein isoform X2 is translated as MDIHSLASSPSFTNRKISRIYESRSHCQWAKLSLWHQEKKTIVLKYRIFDYQQSQRRREWAPNSWKISATKGKNECCEETQRIYKKKGTVAGAVALIIGTSIGSGILALPQKTSPAGIIPSSIAMTMCWAFLLIEALVLVEINVGLLKKNKVKFEDGELEIISIRTMAEETLGEWGGALATVTYVFLGYTSLVAYISKSGEILCHLVNLPESFLGFFFTSLFTILISVGGTKATDQVNQWLTALMIGLLVAIEVLTILYGGWSGNEGSSDWGKVPSTIPVLIFSLVYHDLAPVLCAYLEGDLKRIRASVLIGGLVPLLALLVWDAIAFGLSSQVDQVVDPVELLLRVKWSGVSYMVQAFSLLAVGTSLIGTLLSFSEFLKEQLNNLNLQSRVSTRFDLQRSNSQKWWIRNNLGFTATAIAIAPPLLLSTAIPDAFSAATDIAGGYCMTMLYGILPPAMAWAMHNNKVKDSETKISIARPALVSIGLVACGIVAVQVLQDLSMLHS